In the genome of Lathyrus oleraceus cultivar Zhongwan6 chromosome 4, CAAS_Psat_ZW6_1.0, whole genome shotgun sequence, the window TGTGGACAGCTTGTACAAGTGAAGGTTATATTTGCCTGACTGCTCATTATGTTGATTCCAATTGGAATTTGAAGAGTAAGATTCTAAACTTTTGTCATATGCTTCCTCCACATACGGGATCTGAAATGTCAAAAACGATTCTTGACTTTTTATCAGATTGGGGAATTGAGAAGAAGATTTTTTCACTCACATTAGATAATGCTTCTGCTAATGACGTGATGCAAGCTCATTTGAAAAGACAACTTGTCTTGCAAAACTGGTTATTATCTGAGGGAGAGTTCTTTCATGTTCGTTGCTCAGCGCATGTTTTAAATTTGATTGTGCCAGAGGGTTTGAAAGTAATTGGTGATGCATTGGAAAAGATTAGGGAAAGTGTCAAATATGTGAAGGGCTCTGAGGGTAGAATGAAAAAATTCAAGGAATGCATTGAACTCATTGGCGGTATTGAAACATCGGTTGGTTTATCTTACGATGTTTCCACTAGATGGAATTCTACTTATTTGATGCTTCAAAGTGCATTAAAGTACCGACGTGTATTTGCAAGCCTTAGTTTTCATGATGATAATTATAAGGTTTTCTCTTCCGAAGAAGATTGGAAAAGAGGAGATAAGATATGCACATTCTTGTTGCCATTTTATGAGACAACAAACTTAATTTCCGGAACGTCTTATCCTACTTCCAATTTATATTTTTTGCAAATTTGGAAAATTCAGTGTGTTTTGATGGCAAGCATCAAAGATGAAGACACTCTTATAAGAGACATGGCTGAAAGAATGATGATCAAGTTTGAGAAGTATTGGAGTGATTATAGTGTGGTTCTTGCTCTAGGAGCGGTTCTTGACCCAAGGATTAAGCTTACCTATTTGGAATACATGTATGAAAAAGTTGATCCACTTACctcaacaattaaaacaaatgaaATCAAGCATAAATTGTACACTCTCTTTGAGATATATCGTCGCCTTCATACTTCGTCTTCTACAACCTCTCAAACTCCATCTTCCATCACTAGAGGGGAATCAAGTTCACACGCGTTGACTAAAAGTTTGTTCAATGTATGTAGCCTCCTATAATTATTAACTTGCTTTAATATGTTACATGTTATATGTTAGATGTTAATATAGATATGTGTGGCAGCCTGTTATGATGCTCGATTCACCGGTTGAAATGGATGTGATATAGTTAGTTTTTATTATGATGTTAACTATTATGATGTGATATAGTTGGAATGCTGTTGTGATATTGCTATACTCAATATAAGCTTAATTACCAATATATCTAAGGCTAACTAATTTTTCCTTAATTATATGTAATATACCATATGTACATTAAGCTTAGATATTGTTATACTCATGTTTCATGTTCAGCTTCTTTTTCGATATTGCTATAATCATGTTTTTAGATATTGCTATTGTATATATTAGTATTAAGCTTATGTATATATTAGTATTATATTGTGTTTACTTCCTTTCTAATTTTTCCTTACTTCGGATTATAATAGGATTTGAAAGCACACAAACAACAACTTGCAACAGAGACCGGAAAGTCTCAACTTGATGTTTATTTGGATGAGGCAAGTGTGGATTTAAGTTATCAAAATTTTGATGACTTGAATGTTCTTCAATGGTGGAAGGAGAATTGGAATAGGTTTAAAGAGTTATCTTTATTGGCTCGTGATTTGTTAGGCATCCCTATTACTACTGTTGCATATGAATCTGCTTTCAGTATTGGTTCGATCATTCTAAACAAATATAGAAGTCGCTTGTTGTCGAAGAATGTAGAGGCATTGATTTGTACTCGCAGTTGGCTTCACGGTTTCAACAGTTTTGGTACATAATCAAATATTAAAGTTTCTTTTAATACTTTGTGATTCTTATAATTTTGTTACTTACACTTAAATTTTTTTATAGATGTAGTGGGTGATGATGAAGATAATGATGATGGGAGCTTGGCGAAAAGTATTACAACTGAAGCATCATATGTTCATGACATAGATGAAGATTGATGAGTGCATCTTTTATGTTTGTAGAGAATTTAGAGATTTTTGTGTTAGATAAAACTACTTATGAATTCTTTCATAACTTTTGTTGAATTTATGGAGTTGAACTTTTGTTGAATTTGTGGTGTTGAACTTATGTTGAATTCGTGATATTTAATTTAAGGTTTGTTGAATTTAATTATTGGATGTAGGATAATGATAGTGATTTTTATGCAATGCAAGTGTGTTTTTACATATATTATTTAACAAAGACTTTATTAGATTTTAGTAGTATTAGGATGTATGAGTActtttttaaattatattatcatgagtgaaaaatatttttttaaagaGAATAACGAGCATGCCCGCATGCCCGTCATTAAATGGGGCGGGCCTAGTAAGTGAGCCCGCATCTCTACCTTtgaccgccccgccccgccccgttttcTTGCGGGCTTTTGTGGGGCGGGCCTAAAtggggcgggcatgcccgtttgccacccctaattattactcctcaaggcactcattttccatttataactagattgaccttcaaatgtacaaataatatggctgagtatgaagcttgcataatggggtttgaagaggccattgatctcagaattaaatatcttgacgtctatggagatttaGCTTTGGTGGTTAAccaaatcaaaggtgaatgggagatgaatcaacccggtttgataccatatagagattatacgaggaggatttcaaatttctttacaaaggttgagtttcatcatatccctcgagatgagaaccggatggcagattctcttgcaacgttgacttccatgattgtggtgaaattttagaatgaagttcccaatttgactgtgatgcgtcttgataggccagcttatgtgtttactgttgaagaagtcaaagatgaaaagccatggtattatgatatcaaatgttttctctaaagtcagatttacccgtaTGGGGCCtctttaaaagataagaagactttgagaagattagctggcaacttctacctgaatggtgatgtgctttacaagagaatttttgatatggttctgctcgaatgcatggatagacacgaagcacacctgttgatgactgaagtccataaggttcctttggtactcattccaatggacatgctatgtcaaagaatatgttgagagcaagttactattggatgacaatggaatatgactgttgcaagtttgtgaagaaatgtcactcgtgtcaaatttatgcggataagaatcatgttcctctgacacttttgaatgtcatttaTTTTCCttggcccttctccatgtgggaaattgatatgattgagcccaaagctttgaacgaacatcatttcattttggtggctattgactacttcacaaagtgggtggaagcggcatcatatgcaaatatggccaagcaagttattgtaaggtttatcaagaatcaaattatatgttgttatgatgtgccaagtaagatcattactgataatggatcgaacttgaataacaatatggtggaagctctttgcaaagacttcaagataacacatcataattcttttccctacagacccaagatgaatggggttgttgaagctgcgaacaagaacatcaagaagattattcagaagatggttgtgacatataaagattggcatgatatgatcctgtttgctttgcatgggtaccgtacacccgtctgtacttcaacaggggcaacccttttctccattgcttatggcatggaagttgtgctcccaatagaggttgagatcctGTCATTGTGTATATTGACGGAAGCCATGTTGACTAAAGTTGAATGGTGTCATACCAGTTTTGACCATctcaatttgattgaagagaagggattgactgtcatgtgtcatagtcagttatatcagcagataacgaagaaagcttttgataaaaaggtcaagcctcatgtgttcagagaaggtgacctcgtgcttaaaaagatcctatctttcaaacttaattctaggggaaaatggactcctaattgTGAAGGTCCATacattgttaagagagccttctcaggcggtgcgTTGATTCTTACAgctatggatggtgaagagttcacttgtcctatgaatgccgatgcggtcaagaaatacttcgcctaaaaaaagaaaataatggcttgctgagttgaaaacccgaaagggagacttaggcaaaaatgagcgtctcggtggattgaaaacctgaaagggtgattcaggcaaaagttagagacaaaaatagaaaaatcatcccggtagattgagtaccccaccttggggtaatctaggaaaaaatagggattatggaaagtaactgcatttGGTTGGTCTTGATCATCGAAGCAGCATTGAACAATCATTTAGTTCTGATTAATCATTCTCAATCGAAGGCAAAAGCAcggtggatttcaaagttggtagggagagtagtggtcattgtattcaatgtagcacttttccatgtaaattaccattttcaaactttgtaaagatccatggagtcccgccatttgcgGACTCCATTCTATTAAgtaaagttgagcttttatccaattattttttattcttattCAATTCGgcttaaataaaattgaatttttttatggtgataattttgaaataaataaatcaatgaataatcatttttctaaaataataaggcatttactttaagaataatcgattttaaaaagaaatatcaacagcaatcTAAGAACAGTAAGTCTGgatgtgtgaagcattgttgtcttCCCCGAGCAGTTAGTTGGTGATTTTATCTCCCCAACATTTTGTTTGTCATCCCCGGTAGAGTTGATGGGTTGCTCCCCAAGCAGTTCATCATTTATCTCCAGTATAGCTGATGTTTTGTTCTCTTTGCTGTTCATCCTTCCCCTATCTGAGGCTTTATAGTTTTCACTCTCAATCTGCATATGTGTTTGTGAATGAACCCTGGATCTTCgtgaaacctttatttggttttcatATCCTCAACACATTTATTTGGTTGTTGCATAGCCATGGAAGCTTCTCCCCTTCGTGAGTCTGCAGATCCGATTGATATATTTTGGGCCTTGaaattggtttatttctcaatcttCAAGAAGAGTCAGATGATTGTAGCTTTCCTTTTGAGGAATTTTTTAGTGATTTGTATACTCGTGTGGTTTTTAATTCATCCTGGAATATTGTGTATCCCTAGTGAGGTCCCATAGAGTTTAATTTTGTATGAAACCCCCAACAGTTTGCCTGATTCCCCACTCAGAGTTTTGCCTCTAGTTGTGACTTGGATCCCTGGCAGAGTTCCATCTTCTAATAGAAGTTCTCTTCTTTCAGACAGTATTTTGATTCtgatagtattgatcagatgaaattcctcctatgatcaatttgtgtttccatttccccttccctcttcctcttcatccttattcttccTCAATCTattcattgaccaatgacttctcacatgtctaaatgctagttgactcatcaatgaccttatgtcagatgaatcaacatgagccatGATTGAGATAGGTCCTCGCCACTTCatttttgtgtgtggtgtgttttaggagcttggttaTTTGCACCAAgtctataacatgcattaacaccaatatttttattgcccAGCCTTAGGTAGTTGTGACTTATACAGAAGcccaattatgattgcttaacatagagttaaatttGTTCCAaaaaaaggcatatcattcttgtaagtgagattgtaagtctcccattcttcatggcattgtgtgaagacttgaccttttttccattcatgagagctagtggaatacttgttgatttatccaagttggagcccttctcatggatgatgtcttggttcatgtcttcatacttgtgaatgaatggttgagtgttctccaaaaaattacttaaacaattaaactcttcactaacatttgactaacatttcattaacattgctttactttcaaggCATTTACTGAGtgaaatttaaatttcagtacctttatcattcattgccatttacattttatgcagcttgtttatgtttcagtcattttcatttttctcagTTGAGCaatatcttgtgattgtatatattgggtgcttgtgattttttttgtggtcttaggaccttaaagtacttaataaacaacaaaaactctaaaaaaatatgttggtggactgttgTACTTGATCTGAACTgttggacttagaattaggcaacattcccatgctttaaaggacttggacaatgccatTATTTTGAGACTGAACCATCATTGACTGTGCCTTTCATCTAATGCAAGACTTGGGATTTTCCTTTGGGTTTATCCGCTACCTTGTCTTTGTGTTTAATTGTTACACTGTTATTATTATGGATGTCTGATGATTATTTTTGTGAGTTTGCCAATGAATATTTtatctgatacatttgaagacatttGAAGATTGTTTtctattggagtgcttgcttgtatgttatggctatctttatttgatgccttggcCTTCATATAGTTTCTTGGATATTGATTATGCTTATTGTCTTCTaaaaagtccaaaggaaatgggtttctatctgacattcttgtcttgtggattgcatcccattggtaagatcttttcaactcttaaattttaatttttgtctagggtagtctcttcatctcctcccttttcttaaatttcaaaatctttccctcttttcaaaaaccttctttgttgGTGTTTTCAATTTATACATGTTgtaatgagtagaaactttggccttacgccaatgaattttaaactttttcttaaatcaaacttgtgaataaatgTAATCATATTGAcctcaatttcaaaaaagacaaaaagaattaacaaattcatttaaatcatttggccactttgtgcccttttcttttaaaacctttgttaaaatcaatccaccaacttctttgaaatttttaccacgaactacggggtttttgatccctcatttttatgttggtacgtaggcataaaaccaaagatcttgtcaaacaaaaaattataataaatgaattcttttctcatccccccattccattttttatcaaacatattttcaacaaaaacacttgcacacaaaaaagggctccctatgagtacctatcacactttgggtgttaataccttccctctgtgtaactaacccccttacatgtaatctatagaattttattagttttgatttgaaaacttattatatttggattttgttcgtacttttcccttttcctttggaaacaaataAGGTGCAGTGGTGACTCTGATTTTTCAATTGACGTCGGGTTTATCCATAGATCGATGGTCACGAATGCATCGCTATAGCTGGGGAGCACGTTATAAATGAGACTTTGTGAGAAAGTCTACTATGGAAAGTTTAGTGAGCCCACTTGCGGAAATAGGCTAGTTTGAGGATAGTAACTTGGTTTGTTAGAGAATGTTTATTTGACGTACCCGCTGGGATGAATAGTACTGAGGATAAGTCTAGTCAGAGAGTTGTCCCCAACTTCGCTGGGGATTGAATTTGTATTTTTATAGGCATCTTGGACCTTTATGATATGCCATGCATGTGTTTTTTGTGCATGTATGTTTTGTCATGGAATTTCGAATTTGTATGGTGCGATGTTCCATATTCATGGATA includes:
- the LOC127135251 gene encoding zinc finger BED domain-containing protein DAYSLEEPER-like, giving the protein MASIKDEDTLIRDMAERMMIKFEKYWSDYSVVLALGAVLDPRIKLTYLEYMYEKVDPLTSTIKTNEIKHKLYTLFEIYRRLHTSSSTTSQTPSSITRGESSSHALTKSLFNDLKAHKQQLATETGKSQLDVYLDEASVDLSYQNFDDLNVLQWWKENWNRFKELSLLARDLLGIPITTVAYESAFSIGSIILNKYRSRLLSKNVEALICTRSWLHGFNSFGT